Proteins encoded by one window of Antechinus flavipes isolate AdamAnt ecotype Samford, QLD, Australia chromosome 4, AdamAnt_v2, whole genome shotgun sequence:
- the IL22RA2 gene encoding interleukin-22 receptor subunit alpha-2: MEGTICFSYSHSLTMMIKHCFLSFLIKFLWIYGGGSRPVQESLRPLRVEFQSFNLQNILQWHPGSAFTPNNTVYFVQYKIYGEKQWNIKEECWGIHELFCDLTNEMSDVQEPYYGRVKAVSAGIHTNWSKTERFNPWWETKIGPPSINVIQSNKSMQLTLYAPSSPYKSKKGRNISIQNYYELVYRVFVANNSQDKKQKVYEGTNHKVEMDMISGSNNCLVAEIYLPELDRSSESTEICIFMTQRNDTEDGPLRKANST, encoded by the exons ATGGAAGGGACTATTTGTTTCTCTTATAGTCATAGTCTGACCATGATGATTAAACATTGCTTTCTAAGCTTCCTTATCAAATTCCTTTGGATTTATGGAGGAG GAAGCCGTCCAGTACAGGAATCTCTGAGGCCCTTGAGGGTTGAGTTTCAGTCATTTAATCTCCAGAATATTTTACAATGGCATCCTGGAAGCGCTTTCACCCCCAATAACACAGTCTATTTCGTGCAGTATAAAAT ATATGGAGAGAAACAGTGGAATATCAAAGAAGAATGCTGGGGCATTCATGAACTCTTTTGTGACCTGACAAATGAAATGTCAGATGTACAAGAACCTTATTATGGAAGAGTGAAAGCGGTCTCTGCTGGCATCCATACAAATTGGAGCAAGACAGAGAGATTTAACCCATGGTGGGAAA caAAAATAGGACCTCCATCTATCAATGTgatacaaagcaataaatcaatgCAGTTGACACTCTATGCTCCAAGTTCAccatataaaagtaaaaaaggaagaaacatatcaatacaaaattattatgagCTGGTATACCGAGTGTTTGTAGCTAATAATTCCCAAGACAAG AAGCAAAAAGTTTATGAAGGCACCAATCACAAAGTTGAAATGGATATGATATCTGGTTCCAACAACTGTTTAGTTGCAGAAATATATTTGCCTGAACTAGACCGAAGCAGTGAGAGCACTGAAATCTGTATCTTCATGACTCAGAGAAATG ataCAGAAGATGGTCCTCTCAGAAAGGCCAACAGCACATAA